One genomic region from Henningerozyma blattae CBS 6284 chromosome 2, complete genome encodes:
- the TFB4 gene encoding TFIIH/NER complex subunit TFB4 (similar to Saccharomyces cerevisiae TFB4 (YPR056W); ancestral locus Anc_3.345) gives MDAITDPTFHQTARPQVVEETPSLLTVVIDTAPKLWTQFDKEDPDDNTNKEPQLLRVIRAIVVFLNSHLAFNTNNQVAVIAAHSQGIKYLYPKEDNNNVSESTKEKSNLSIINKDMYRQFRNVDESLVDELFSLFQEESKFIDKKSQKSTISGAMSCALTYVNRITKQFNDASIFKSRLLVITCGSGRSKDEVFQYIPIMNCIFSATKMKCPIDVVKIGGHEKSTFLQQTTDATNGVYLYVENTKGLIQYLSTAMFIDSSLRSIIVKPNHGVVDFRTSCFLTGRVVAVGYICSVCLCVLSIVPKNNKCPACDSKFDEKVIARLNRGPVLPGMTKRVRKNK, from the coding sequence ATGGATGCCATTACTGATCCCACCTTTCATCAAACGGCTAGACCTCAAGTTGTAGAAGAAACTCCCTCGTTGTTAACAGTAGTGATAGATACTGCACCCAAATTATGGACACAATTTGATAAAGAAGATCCAGatgataatacaaataaagaACCACAATTACTCAGAGTAATTAGAGCTATTGTggttttcttaaatagtcATTTAGCTTTCAATACCAATAATCAAGTAGCCGTAATAGCAGCTCATTCTCAAGGTATTAAATACTTGTATCCAaaagaagataataataatgttagCGAGTCAACTAAAGAAAAGTCTAATCTctccattattaataaagatatgTATAGACAATTCAGAAATGTTGACGAATCTCTAgtagatgaattattttccCTGTTTCAAGAAGAATCGAAATTcattgataaaaaatctcAAAAATCTACCATTTCTGGGGCCATGTCATGTGCGTTAACATATGTGAATCGTATAACAAAGCAATTTAATGATGCatctatttttaaatcaagaTTATTAGTAATCACATGTGGTAGTGGGCGTTCTAAAGATGAAGTATTCCAATATATACCGATAATGAATTGTATATTTTCAGCAACCAAAATGAAATGCCCCATTGATGTTGTTAAGATTGGTGGACATGAGAAAAGTACATTTTTACAGCAAACTACCGATGCTACAAATGGTGTATATCTCTATGTGGAGAATACTAAAGGGTTAATACAATATCTATCGACAGCTATGTTTATCGATTCGAGTTTAAGAAGTATTATTGTTAAACCAAACCATGGTGTTGTTGATTTCAGAACATCCTGTTTTTTAACCGGTAGAGTAGTAGCTGTTGGTTATATATGTTCAGTTTGTCTATGTGTTTTATCAATAGttccaaaaaataataaatgtcCAGCTTGTGATTCCAAGTTTGATGAAAAAGTAATTGCAAGATTAAACAGAGGACCTGTTTTACCAGGAATGACAAAAAGGGTACGTAAGAATAAATGA